TAAACTTCCTTATAAGCGTATATTACACACACTGGTATTCTCATATTCCTTAAATGCATTGTTTTAGAGTTGACTCAAGCTCACGACTAGTGGGTTCGTTGTTCTACTTGCCATGAATGGTTATGGATGTAGATGGAGCCAgacatgaaaaattattttctacTCTCCTCTTTCTCCAGCTGATATACCTACCATCCTTTGCAATACTTGCTCTGCCCCTAGGCTAGGCTGAAACGTGAATCTTAGACCTAGCTGCAGTATCCAGGGatggtatttattttttaaatttaagaccATTCTTTATATACAAGTTGTGTGTCTGTGTTGCTACAGTGAGGCATCTGTGTATATCCACTTGGTTCCCTTAGCTTTGCAGAGGGGTCACATGAAATAATGCCTCctaactttttgaaaatctggttgcCATGAGGAGTTCTCAGCATTctgtttgcatttttacagaatgGAAATACAAATGTTTACGGCCATCAGAAAATATTCCCCTGCAACAGTTAATGGCCCTGCAAGGAGGAGACTATATGCAGTCAGATCTAAATCCTTGAATTGATTTCTGATCCTGTCTTTAGCACGAGGCTGACTGAAGGAAAGTGTTTGCATCAACTTTGTTCACAGTATCTAGACTGCTTGGGGGAAACGGGTGGGGAAAATCAGTTTGTGACCTATTTCTTCCAGTTACTAGAGTAATCTTCTGATGAGAAAGTAGGCACTAGAGTTGAATACAGACATCAGCATGTGATTTTCTTAACCAGAATCGTACAACCTGAATTGTTTTGACTCGATAGCATTACTGTCTAAAACAGTCCAAGCACTCACTCATTTTGTCAATAAATATCGTGCAGCATGctgtgaggggagggaaagaagtggTGGGGTTGAAGCAAGAAATTCATCTTTATGTGAAAGCTCAGGACTTCTGCTCTTGATCTAAATGGATAGCAACTGTATTAATGTGCCATGGATGAAAATATATAAGCTCTTCAAAGAGATCAGTTTTCATAAAGTGGAAATGACTTTCGTTGAAGTGGAATTATTAAATCTGGATGAAAAAGAATTGTGAGGTTTTTGGTAGGTTTCCCTACAAATGGTCATCCACCAGTGATGGAAAGGCCACCTGTTTCTGTTATGAGAAGAGAAATCACCATCTGTGTATTTATCATGCTGATGGAAGGAAACACATGATTCTTCAGGGAAACCTGTAACTATGGTACTTCCCAATATTAATTTCCATTTGGACAAAATGGTGAAAGTTCTAGCTCTGTAGTGTGGCAACTTTTGTGGTGAAATTTACAAATAGACAGAAACCTGTCCTGTCATAGCTGTCTGTTATAGTAATCGTCACAATTGagagaatggctatactgggtcagaccaaaggtccgtctaggaATTGGTGTTTATACACACCAACCTCTCATTAACATGCATTAAGAAAGGCACTAGACTATAGTTTCATCAGTGTATTGAGGCCTTGATTCAAGAAAATAGTACATGCTTGGCTATGCATGAGTGAgagtcttgttgacttcagtgggctcttaGCTAGAGAGGGCAGACATCACCCAAGGGAAGAAGGATAAAACAGGGGCCAGTGACCTTTCCTCTGATCCCCAGAGGTTAAGGAGAGGGAGACTACACGGCCAAATTTTGAAGTAACATTCATACTGGGCAAACGCTATCCCTGACTACATTTTTTCAGTCTGAGGGTAGAGGGGGAAGAGTGCGGGGTTGCGACCTAGGACAGCAGCTTGTGATTGGTGGTAGAGTAGGAAAAGGAAGTTTGGCGTCATGGTGTTGCTTGGTGTAAAACTAAGAAGACTGCTGATCAAGGatctaaaaatattttcccaggcCGGGGGGGCTTGTCTGTGGAGCACTAACTCGCAGGAAGCTCTTGTTcagcccagggccggctctaggcaccagctaagtAAGCTGGAGCCGGGGCGGCACTTCGGCCGTTCTTGGGGCGGCGGCGCTCCTTCGTCGGCGGCCCTTCGCTTTATTTTTCTTCGGCGgcagctttttaaattttttcttcttcggcggccgtttttttttttttttttttgcttcgctgcttggggcggcaaaaaaggtAGAGCCGCCATGAGTTGAGCCAGCCGGCGGATGCAGTCCAGAAGACAGTGATGTGGGAAGAGATGAGAGGCTGGCAGAGGGTGAGGGCCGCAGGCTGGAAGCGATGCCCACGCTGCTGCGAGCCCTGAGGAGGCTAAAGCTAATTAGCAAGTGAAAAAACCGGACACCAGATCTCTCTGTCCAGCAGCGACAGGGGCCCCCCTTCTGTGTATACCCCCACCGGGCTCCGTCCCCCTTCGTTAACCGCCCGCCCCCACCCATCCGCGGGCACTGTCTCTCCGCCCGCCCGCTCGGCCGGGGGCGCCAcccccacgcccagccccagagctgcttgAACCCTGGGCATCAGCAGCCGCACAACCAGCTTCGCTACGGACAATACGCATGCGCGGCTGCAGTTAAGCGCCTCCGCACTAAGGTGAAGGGTGAGTTTGTGTGGCTGGAGGTCCTGCCACTCCCAGCGCCGTATCTGGGGGGGGCCTCCCCCCACTCCGCTCCCCCGCCTGGGCCGGGCCCCGCGGCAGCCCCGGGCTGAGGCGCGGGGCCGCAGCCGGCCGGGTGAGCGCGAGGACACGCCCGGGAGGCGGCCGGGTCCGGGCGAGGAGCGCGGCGGGCAGAGCCGCGGGGCGGGGCAGCGAATGGCCGGTGTTCGCTCCACCGCAGCCGGGAGCAGCCGGGGGGCAGCGCTCCGCGGGGACCAGCCGCCAGAGGGAGCGTGTTGGCCCGGGCGGGGCGGGTCACGGTGCTGCAGGGAGCGCGGGGACCGGCCCCGCAAGGCTCATTCCCTGTCGGTGTCTGTCTCTTAGGTCGGGGGATGTAGCCCGCCCCGTCCCTGGAGCCGCTGCCTGATAACGGGACTGCAGGGAGCTGTGCTGGAGGCAGGTGTGTCTGGTGGGCGGGCCTGGCGCGGTGGGAACTTTCTTCTCTGTGTCTTGGCATGGCATCTTTCTCCcttgctttctcctcctcctccttcccctgctgtcttTTCTCCACCTTCCTTCAGCATCTCCAGCGCAGTCCCCTCTggtctcttccccctcctgttGGCCTTTTTTTCTCTCCCGTATTCCGCTTCCCCATACTTATTGTGTCCGACGTTGGAACTACTACTAGTGTTGTAGCGGGGGTCGTTGTACCACTGAGACTACGGTTGGGATTCGTTTACTCTGTAATATACGCTTGTAGTGCATCCAGTATGATGTGTCTAGTGTTAGTATTTAGAGCAATTCACTGCTGGGACATGGCATCAGATTCTTTCAAGGGGAGTAAGAGATACTGAGATTACTGAGTTAGGATAGCGTGTGCAGTGCACATCTTGAAACAATTTACTGCTTCAGGTTTTATCCTGTGACGTATGTGGGTATGATGACAGAAGATGGGATGATAACATACATGGTAGAATGAGAAAATGTGTGGgcaataaaaaaatgaaatataatcacagaaatgtaggactgaagGGATCCCActatgtcatctagtccagtccctgtgctgaggcaggactaagtattatctggaccatcaCTTACATGTGTTTgtccaactttttcttaaaaacttccagtgacagagattccacaacatgctagggtagttaagcactggaacaaattacctaaggaagacatttttcctaatgtctaaactcagtctcccttgctgcagtttaatcCCATTCCTTGTCCTGTCTTGAGCGGATAAGGAGAACAGTTTATCACCCTCTTTttcataacaaccttttacgttcTTCAAGGCTGttatgtccccctccccccccccagtcttctctctccagattaaacaaacccagttttttaaatcttttcttggaggtcatgttttctagccctttaattatttttgttcctgtcttttgaactttctccagtttgtccacatctttcctgaagtgtggtgctcagaactggacacaatgctcctgttgaggccttatcagtgctgagcagagcagaagaattacttttcatgtcttgcgtacaacactcttgctaatacttcccagaatgatttttgccttttttgcaacagtatttttgttaactcatatttaatttgtgatccactataatcgcCAGATcgtgatggggtgtgtgtgtgtgtgtttttggcaGTAATTCCTCCTAGGCAGTCAtatcccattttgtatttgtgcaattgatagGTGGGTGATGGCTGGAGGTTAGTAGGCGCACGTTGGGGTTCAAGTGAAGGGTCAATTTAACACCAAATGCATACAAATAATGATGTGTAAGCGTGGAGCTGGGGAATCACCTGAAATAGGGGGACAAAGATGGAACAGAAAAGGAAGGTGATAGGGCAACCCAGGGGCAAATCACATATTATATGCAAGAGAATGAGGAGATGATGGGTATTATGGGAAAGGTCAGTGAGTTGAGAGGCTGTTGATTTTGTAGTTATCTGTTGGAAAGTATAGTGTCAACCAAGACTGCCCCCCTCTATGTGCATCTGGAGTGCATATTTGAGCTCATATTGTAGTTAGAGGGATTTGTTGCAGTACTGTATAGGTAGAATTATTAGGgcataacttttttctttttttctctgctgGAATAAATATATATTCTGTATACTGAGAAGGAGTGCATGTGTTTTGGTTTATTATTTATGTGATCATTCTGGATAAagaccttgggtgaaatcctggccccgcttAAATTATCCCCTTGTTTCCCAGGCTATGACTAATGAAGAGTTGAAGAGATTTAATATTTCATTAGAAAGATAGTAACAAAGGTCAGTTTGTTTAGTGAATAAAACAAGTCTTTCTTAAGACTTGTGTAAGTTAAGGCATTCAACCTAAATACATTACTAAGTTATCTTGAGATTGGCCTGGGCTTGATATTTATGTGTAAGATCACAATCACTTGCAGCCAGAGAAACCTTAATGATTTTGAGTGGAACCTGAACAAAGTTGATCAAGAGGAACTGGAGAGAGAGTTGGGGAATaaagggaggagaaaaggagagGAGAGCAAAGGAAAAGAGGAATGTGAAAAGAGCTTGTTTCACAGGCCAAGGGCAGCTGGGATAATAGTATAGATGCACTTGCTGGGCTATACTGGCAATTTGAGTGGAGCTCAGTCTTAAATCTGGGTGACTAAAAGTGTTAATGCGGTGGGAGGGAAATGTCaggaaaataaaagaaactgCAGAGGGAGTGGGATAGGTGCTGGAACTTGCTGGGGGAGGTCTGGAAAATGTTCTTCAAAACCACACTTTGATGTGGCATAAAGTGAGTGCATTCCTTACAAGAAGCTTATATGGATCAGGGAGATAGGCCGTACCCACTGCCAATGAAAATTATTTGTAAAGGGAGTTTCTTCAGAGAGTATTAAGCTATTTCATTTGGGCCAGTGCTAAAGGATTCTCAGCTGTGTTTATGATGCACATAGGTTTAGTTGCAAACTTTCTTTTATAGATTGGCAACGGTGAAAAATTTATCTTGGTTACTGAATTAATCTTGGCTCACTCTCTGAGATTTAGGATTTATTTTAGCCCTCAGGAAATAAAATCCCAATTAACCAGTGCAGTAGGGATTATTTCTCAAGATGCTGTTATCAGCCCGTCAACATTAAaaagatagcaggaattaatcTAAATTCTGTCACACTACTTGATTCTTGACAAATGGTGCCAGTGTTAGTACTTTTTACTGCTGTTGTGGAAAGGGTGATCAAAGTGGTCTGACACTGCAGCATCAAAGAATATCGTCTTGAAAGGAAAATATTGATAAAATAACCCCACATTTTTTATCAAAAAGATCAGAATTGTAGAAACTCCTCAACCTAAGAACTGGATTTGTTCCTTATAACTGTCCCCTCCTCACTTTGCTAGCTTTCTTTGAAAAATCTTTCTTGCTATTTGCAGCTTGGCCGTCTACTGTAATTTTACCTGACTCTGGGGATAGTTCAGAATCCTTTCCTTGCCCTACTTATTTCTccaaaatgttttctctctgtGGCATCAGCTGGAGGTTACCCAAGAGTGTGGAAGATCCTGGAGAGCTTCACAATAATGCAAGTTATGATGACAGGCTGGAGGTGGCTAAAGAAATCACAATGCTTTCTTGTTCCTGGTGATTTGAGAGTGAACAACATGAGCTTCTGCAGTTTCTTTCGGCCCTCACCCCACACATGGCTGCTTACCGCTATATGGTTGGCTGTTTGGTGTGCCTGATGTTGTTGGTGCTTGCTGCATGATTATGTGGTCAGTGTCAGAAAGAAAGAGTCTGGTGTTCACTCATACAAAATTTAAATATCTTTAGCAATGCAAAGAGATCACTTAATATGAAACGTCCGACAAAACCAAGTGTGGTGGGAGTTAAGTCTAAGACCTTCACTTGAATGAGTTTGAATATCTCAATCCAGCCCATGTTTAAAGGAAGAAAGATGTTCGTTGTTCGCTCAGGATGGGCTAGGGCTGTCTGATGTGGAAACTTTAGATGGCTGGAAAAGAAATAGGTCAAATAATGTAAAAGAATCAAAGTGGCTGGTAGGGATTTAAATATTGAATgaatacaatttaaaatatttaataaattatacTAGATCCTAGTATGACTTGCACTGGCTAGGAGTGAGAAATGATGATGTgttctagaaaagctgaaagaaaATAAGAGTATAGAATGTTTTGGAATTGcccaagaacaacaacaacaaaaataaaaatgttcttgcAGTTTCTCTTATATTATCCTGGTAGGCTGCTTGTCACTATGGAACATTTATTATGAAAAGGTCAGGTGGATTTCATTTAGTTTATTTGTGGGGTAAAGATTGTCAGGAACAAAGTTTGTCAGGAGGAATAGATCTGAGATCTATCAAGCCGCATCTTATGACAACATATATTGTGGAGAAGAGTAAAATAGACATAGAAGAGTTCAAAGAAGTGTGGGAATAGTTTCTAAATCATATTACAAAACAAGGGAAAACTCAAAACCAAATCTCAGATCACCAAATATTTGAAGTGAATGGATCCATGTTATCAAGTTCTAAAACAAAAATTATAGAAATTCTTAATGGTTTTTTTTAAGACTAGATAAGCCAGAGGTTGTTACATTAATTATTCAAATTTGCCAAAAAGATCCAATTAAAATAGAGGATTTAACTTTATGGCGATATAGAAATGTTCCATTAGATAATCATAATAAACTACCCAGTGTCCCCTACAGTGAAACTAATGTACAAAGTCTCAGTGGTATTCTGTTCACCAGAAAAAGATCTCTTGTGGTTGTTAGCTTTACTTAATGTGAATGTTGGCAAATTGGCTAATGAAATCATCTCCTGTTTTTTTTAGGGAGGGCAGAGATTGGAGTTGAGAATGAGATGAGCCAATCATGAAGGACTATAAGAACATGGTATGCTTACATCCACAATAAGCCATATATAAGCCCCGTGTACGACACCACAGGATGGAGGTGAAGGTGGTCTGGGAGTCTGATAATGACACTTATGACACAGGTGAGGAGCATTCAGATGACTCCAGTCATTCCTCTGAGCGGGTGGGTCGCAAATCTAGTCTCCAGCTGCAGTTAGACTTAGACTATTCTCAACCAGGCAGTCCTGGTTGTAGCCCTGCTGGACCTTCAGGTAGGCAAGAACTCCCTGTAGAATTGCAGTGTGAAGACGAGGAAACCTATGAGACCTACTACCAGAAGCGAGGTGAGACTACAGCTGGGGTCTTTGTCACTTCCAACACCAACTTTGACCTGCAATGTGAAGATGAGGATCTGGAGTTCTACTCCTCTGAGGAACCTCAGGGAGGATTAAGTGAGGATGATGAAAACATCATTCTTGTTGATGCTTTTGATGAGGAGGACCTGGAGCCCATCTCTGGAGAAGCTTTGCCTTATAGCTGCAAGAAGAGTGGTGTCTCTTTCCAGGATCTGGGTGAATTACAAGAACACAACCAGATCCACCTGACAGAGAATTCATACCGATGCCCCATCTGTGGCAAAGAGTTCTTCCATGCTGCGAACTTGCGAATGCACAAGCTCATTCATTCTAGTGACAGATCACACAAGTGTCCAGAGTGTGACAAGGGTTTCATCTGTACAGCTGATGTTTGGAGGCACCTACGCAACGTGCACAAGATTGAGCGCTCCAAGGGTGTTTTGGGAAATGGTATGGTTAGGAACCGAGGGTCAACATTGCACCAAAACAAGCATGGCAGTGGGGACGCTGACCAGCAGtgttcagaaaataaaaagccCATGGGAGAAGAGTCTAAACCTTACATCTGTTCAACATGTGGCAAAGGTTTCCGTAAACCTAATCTGCTGTCCAGACACAAGGTGATCCACCGACAGGACAAACCACATAAATGTCAAGAATGTGGGAAGTCCTTTGTTGAGCGGCTCAAGTTGAAAAGGCACCAGCAGATTCACTCTGGAGAGCGCCCTTTCTACTGTGAGGAATGTGGAAGGACTTTTACACAGCTGGTGACACTACAGTGCCATCAGCGGACCCATACTGGAGAAAAACCCTATTCTTGTGCTTACTGTGGTCGTCGCTTCACAGTGTCTGCCACTCTAAGGAAGCATGAGCGCACACATAAAGTGGACAAATCGTAGTATTTAGGGCTCCATGGTTGTGGTCACCGTTGTTTCCTGTTACCTGAACAAGACCTGCTCAAGACTGCTAGAGAAACTACCCCAACCTACACACACAGGTCAGTCCACAGCCCCCTTCTCCAACGACGGCCAGCATAACTCTAATATGAAAACATTGCCTCATGAGGAACTCCATGATCTCCACAAGTAGTCTTTGTTGTCTGGCCCTGCACCTGTCCTCTGGAGTTACAAGAGGAAAAAGCTCCATTTCCATTAAATAATGAGGTCAGCAAAGTCaaaggagatatatatatatatatatatatatatatatatatatatatatatatatatatatatatatatatatatggaagtGAAGTTTCTGGAAGGTACAGGGCATTGTCATAACTAGCTGGACTTTTCTGTGGGTGCATCGAGTTGAGCTTTTTTCTAGGACTGATGGGTTAAATGGAGCCCTTCTGCAGTCCTGGACTCTGAACTGATTGTGACTGCTCTCCAGCACTTGATTTGGAGATATGTCATTCTTTTTGCCTTTGCTAGGACTGCAGAGTTCATTTAATCAGAGCTGGCCCATCCGTACCTTCTCCCTGTTTGTTCTGTCATGTTTTCTAATGAAGTATCTTTATTTTGAAGAGAGGGATCATGTTGTTTGTAAAAATCCAGGACTTTATTAAACCGGATAATTAATTCAGTTGCATCCTTTGTGCATGCACTTGCCTGTGGATTTATTGATCTTTGATGTGCTTACATAACCCATGTCCTATATATGTATATTGATAAACGGAGAGAGTGTTGTATGGCTCACTGTGATAGTGCATATGAGTATGGTGGGTTGCCTGTATGGATCTGTGGCACTTGTGGCTAGGTGGAGAGCCTTTCCCCTTCCCAGCCACTGCATTACAGTAAGAAATGTCAGAAAGTTTAAAATCAGAAAATGCTAATAAAAATAAGGAGAATACTCCTGATTTTTACACTGTTAATATTTAGATTTAAGGTTCCTCACTCTAGAAGATGCAATATGCTAAGCAGTATCTGTCTTTATTAGAAATTCTAGGGCACTTTTAAAGGGATGGTGTcaacttaattttcttttctaaactgactAATTAAGCTCCCCTTGCCAAATTTTCAGCTACTGAACCCTTAAAATAGCATGCCTTTTAAAgttttttaacatgtttttaaatgtggTTTCTGGTTTGctatgtgttggggggggggggtggtcccAGAAGGGTCTCTTGGGTTGGCCTAAGAGGAACACCTCTCCTCCTGTATCCTTTTACTTCACTTGTGTGCTgattgttctctttttttttttcatttcagctcTGCTTCTGCTGTTACTGCTAaccacccattttttttcaaatttctgaGAAGGTTGTTCACAAAAACAGTGAACTTGACTCTCTCTACTTTGGGCATTTGACAACACTTTGTGTAAACTAAACAAGTGTGAACAATCATTTTTAAGTCCTATAAATCTTGGGAGTTACTTGTAACTACAGTAAGTACAAAATTGTTAGCTGTAATCATTATTTCAAGTTGATAGTGTCCCATAAATCACTCAGCTAAGCAGTTAGTACCATTATGTAGGGCCTATTAGATATCTTAAAAGTAGGTAGGGATGTTAATGAGAGCATGTAATTGATAAATGTCCCTTTAAGCCACACCTGTGCTTCCTCTGCTTGCAACATTGTATATGCCAACTGCTCCTGTAGCTGGCTATATTATGGGGAGGGATTGTGGGAGCAGGATGGCTTCCAAGGTGGTGTCTGCTATTTTACCCATGGTTGTAGGAACTCTTTGCAGTGAGTGGTGGGATAGATGAAGTAAAAATGCCCCCAGTTTTCCTGTCTTCTTCTCATGCCCTCCCTTGTCTAGTCTGTTGCCCACCTAGTTGAAAAAAAGTGATTTAAGGTGAAAACTTTAGGAGTAAAATTCCTTATAAGCTTATATTACACATTCATACTCTAAAAATGCATTGTTTTAGAGTTTATTTCAGCTCATCATTAGTGGGTTTGTTGTTCTAATTGCCATGAATGGTTGTGGATGGAGACAGTGCTTGTGATGAAAATATTTTCTACTGTCCTCTTGCTCCAGCTCATTGAGCTACCCTGCTTCACAATACTTGTTCTTTCCCCTAAGGCTGAAGTATGGATCTAGCTGCAGTATGCAGGGatggtatatatattttttatgaaaCACTGTTTGTATATAAAAAAATAGTCTATATATTTCTGTAGTGTGAGGCATTTGTATTAGTCTTCTGGGCTCCCTTAGATTTGAAGCAGGGTTGCACAAAATAATGTCTCTGGTTGCCATGGGTAGTTTTCAGCATCctgtttgcatttttacagaatgAAAATACAAATGTTTAGGGTCACCAGAAAATATTACCCTGCAACAGTTAATAGCCCTAACAATTGAAAGGGAGAGACTAAATGCAGTCCTGAAAACTGGTCTCTttgaaggttttatttttcatccaGGAATGCCACTTCTTTGGTTGAAGTGTCATTAAATATGGACAAAGAGAGATTACTGTGAGTTTGAGTGAGGTTTCCCTATGGATAGTCATCCAAACCAGTGGTGGAAAGGCCACTTGTTTCTGCTATGAAAAGGGAAATCaacatttgtgttcatttatcATGCTGATGGAAGGACACACATGATTCTTGAGGAAAACATATAACAACTTCCCAATATTTGGACAAAATGGTTAAAGTTCTAGTTCTGTAGTATGGTGATCTTTGTGGTGAAATTTACTAATGGATGGTTATAGTCATCCTTGCAATTATAGTTTATATTCATCCACCCCTCGAATATGCATTAAGAAAGGCACTAGAATATAGTTTAATCAGTTCATTGAGGTCTAGATTCAAGAAAGCAGCTTAGTATATGCTCGACTTTAAGCATGGGTGGgagttccattggcttcactgggactTAAGTATTTGCTAAAGTGCCCACCTTAAATAGGGAGGCAGGGGCCAGTGACCTTTCCTCTGCTTCCCAGGGGTTAAAGAGGGGGAGACCACACAACCGAAATTTGAAGTAACATTCATCGTGGACGAATACTATCCCTGCCTgtacattttgggggggggggggggagtgcgtGGCTATGCCCTAGGACAGCAGCTTGTGATTGGTGATAGAGCAGGAAAAGAAAATTTAGAGTCAAGGTACCAGTTGGGGTAAAACTAAGAAGACCGCTGATCAAAGACCTCAAACAAAGAGTATTTTCCCGGGCGGGGGGCTTGTCTGTGGAGCACTCGCGGGCGGGGGGCTGCTGCAGTCACCAAGACAGGGATGTGGACAGAGACGAGAGGCTGGCCGCGCGAGGGCCCCGGGGGGAAGCGATGCCCACAGCTGATGCGAGCATTGGGAAGGCTAAACAAAAAATAACACGTCAAAAAACCAGCACCACTTCAGGCCCCCGCCTTCTCCCGAGCCCGCCGGCACCGCCACTCTCTGCGCGCACGCAGCCGGCACCCCCACCCGCCGTGCCCGGGGAGCCCCCGCGGCTTGTTGGACTTCGGGCAGTAACAGCCGCGCCAGGGGCTTCGGGGCGGCCGCTGCGCATGCGCTCCTGCAGTTCGGCGCTTGCGCAGTGGGGCGGAGGGCTCCGGACCCCCGGCGCGGCATGGGGAGCTCACCCCGCTCCGTTCTCCCGCTTGGGCCGGCCCCGTTAGAGCTCCGGGCGGCAGCCTCGGGCTGAGGCGCGGGGCCGCCCCGCACGGTGAGCCCCGGGGCCAGAGCCCCCTGCCGGCAGCGCCCGCTGCCCCGGGCCCGCTGAGCGCAGGGCGGGGTCCGCCccgcggggggaggggccggggcaggACACGCCCGGGAGGCGGCCGGGGCCGGGCGAGGAGCGCGGCGGGCAGAGCCGCGGGGCGGGGCAGCGAATGGCCGGTGTTCGCTCCACCGCAGCCGGGAGCAGCCGGGGGGCAGCGCTCCGCGGGGACCAGCCGCCAGAGGGAGCGTGTTGGCCCGGGCGGGGCGGGTCACGGTGCTGCAGGGAGCGCGGGGACCGGCCCCGCAAGGCTCATTCCCTGTCGGTGTCTGTCTCTTAGGTCGGGGGATGTAGCCCGCCCCGTCCCTGGAGCCGCTGCCTGATAACGGGACTGCAGGGAGCTGTGCTGGAGGCAGGTGTGTCTGGTGGGCGGGCCTGGCGCGGTGGGAACTTTCTTCTCTGTGTCTTGGCATGGCATCTTTCTCCcttgctttctcctcctcctccttcccctgctgtcttTTCTCCACCTTCCTTCAGCATCTCCAGCCACAGTCCCCTCTggtctcttccccctcctgttGGCCTTTTTTTCTCTCCCGTATTCCGCTTCCCCATACTTATTGTGTCCGACGTTGGAACTACTACTAGTGTTGTAGCGGGGGTCGTTGTACCACTGAGACTACGGTTGAGGcggaaaattaaaaggaacagtcacaagagtgaagtGCTTGCAAGCCGCATGGAAACTTTTTCAAAACACCATTATAGAGGttcaaactgtgtgtgtgcatcaaataaaaaaaataagagagctgaaaaagtgccaccatggctaaacagcagtaaAAGATGCAGTTAGACACAAACAGGTGTTATTTAAatattggaagtcaaatcctactgaggaaactAGAAAGGAGCATTAACTCTGGCAAgttaagtgtaaaag
Above is a genomic segment from Natator depressus isolate rNatDep1 chromosome 8, rNatDep2.hap1, whole genome shotgun sequence containing:
- the LOC141992236 gene encoding uncharacterized protein LOC141992236, translating into MEVKVVWESDNDTYDTGEEHSDDSSHSSERVGRKSSLQLQLDLDYSQPGSPGCSPAGPSGRQELPVELQCEDEETYETYYQKRGETTAGVFVTSNTNFDLQCEDEDLEFYSSEEPQGGLSEDDENIILVDAFDEEDLEPISGEALPYSCKKSGVSFQDLGELQEHNQIHLTENSYRCPICGKEFFHAANLRMHKLIHSSDRSHKCPECDKGFICTADVWRHLRNVHKIERSKGVLGNGMVRNRGSTLHQNKHGSGDADQQCSENKKPMGEESKPYICSTCGKGFRKPNLLSRHKVIHRQDKPHKCQECGKSFVERLKLKRHQQIHSGERPFYCEECGRTFTQLVTLQCHQRTHTGEKPYSCAYCGRRFTVSATLRKHERTHKVDKS